TCTTGTCGTCCTCCGTCTCTATCCTCTCCATTATCTCCCGGATGTCCTCGCCTTTGCTGAACATGCGCAGGCAGTCCGCAGTCAGCTGCTGTGCTATGGAGCCCAGCCTCATTATCTCGCGCTTCGCCTGGGCGAAGGCTATGGCCGGAGTCTGCAGGGCCGACTTGTCCAGATAGAGCGGACCGAACGGCTCTTCCTTCGGAGGAGGCATCGGGAGGATAGTCTCCACTGTTTTCACCAGCGGTTTGAGCAGCGGCATGAAAAGAGCGACTACCCCCAGGTTGAAGAGTATGTGGGTGAGCGCGATCTTGGAGGCGATGCCGGCTGCGTACTCCGGAAAGACGCCGGATACGAACAGGTCCGCCCTGTCGGTGAGCGCCGCCAGGTGCGGGATGAACGGGAAGACGATCGCCACACCGATGATCTTGGTCAGCGTGTGGGCCAGCGCCACCCTGCGCCCCGCGGTTCCTCCGCCGAGCGAAGCGAGCACCGCTGTGACGCAGGAGCCGACGTTGGCGCCGAGCACGATGGGGATCGAGGCCTCGAACGTGATCGTGCCCGCGAACGCCAGCGCGATCGCGATCCCTATCATGCCCGCGGAGTGCACTGCGCCGGCGAGTATCGATGAGCCGATGAGCGTGGCCAGCGGATGCGCCGAGAGATACGCGAAGACTTTGAGTGCGGCCTCGCTTCCCTTGAGCGGGCCGGCGGCCAGGGTCATGAGGTGCATGCCGTAGAATATGAGGCCGAAGCCCAGCACTATGGCGCCTGCGTCGCGCATCTTGCGGCTGCGGCCGAACGCTTGCACCGCCACGCCGAGCGCTACGATGAGGAGCGCCAGATCGGTGATCTCCTTGATCGAGAGCAGCACCACCACCAACGTGGTGCCGATGTCGGCGCCCAGGAGGACGGCGCTCGCCTGAAAGAGGTTGAGCAGCCCGGTCTCGGTGAACGAGACCAGCATGGCCGAGGTGGCGCCCGAACTCTGCAGCACTATGGTTACGAAGGCGCCGAAGATCAGGGCTGCTATGCGGTTTCCGGCTACGTGGCCCATGGCGGCGCGCAGCCTGTCGCCCGCCAGGACCTCCAGGCCCTTGCGGGCGCGCTTGAGCCCAAGGAAGAAGAAGGCGACGCCGCCTATGAGGACAGACCAGCTGAACGTCTCCATGGGGCGTGATTATAAGGATATGAAACGAGTTGTCGAGGAGTTCCGGAACTCATTCTTCTTCTATGAACGGCACAGGCTCTGCTTTGGGCGGTATTTCCCTGATGTGGCGGCGCCTGTCCATGCGATCCGTCACCGACTTGAAGATCAAGAGAAATAGAAAGGCCGCGAAACCGATGGCGGCAAACACGTACCATATGTAGTGCGCATGGGCGTAGGCGGCAGCCGTCTGACCCGGCGCAATCGTCTTTGGGTCGGGGCAGAATGCCTCCAGCAGATACCCTGACATGATGAACCCGACGAGCCATGCAAAAAATGTGGTGAGATAGGAATACCCCATGTACAGACCCTCCTCATTTTTCGGGGCCTGTTTGGAGGCGTACTCGTAGAAGCGCGGAGACAAAAAGCACTCGGCCAGTCCCTGCAGCGAGATCCCTAATATCATCATGATCGTGATCGGGTGCATCACGGCGATTCCGATATCGATAGAGGTTCCGAAGGCATTTTGAAGCAGGGGCGACAGCGCGATCGTCAATGCGGATATCGGGATGAGAAACATCGCAATCGCGATCGATCCGACCGGCCGAAGCCGTCTCACCAGGTGAGTTATCGGTATGACGCAGAGGACGACGATCAGCGGGTTTATGTTTGCAAGCCACTCGGGCGATGCATGCTCGCCGATGAGGCGGATCGTGTATTTGGGCATCGTGGCATAGAGCTGGCCCTGGATAATCCAAAAACCCGCCACGATCAAAATGAGGGCCATGAATCTGAAATTTTTGATAACCCGCTTCATCCCATTGAATATCTCTTTGACCGGTTTTGGCGTGCTCACGATGCGCGGGCTCTTGTATAAAAAGAAGGTTATTATCAGGCCCACGAGGGCCATCGCAGCGGCAAAGTAATTGATGTATTCGAGCCCGAACTCTGTGCGGAGCGGCTTTGCCATCGACTTCCCCGCGAACGAGCCGATGTTGACCATCTGATAAAAAATTGAAA
The bacterium genome window above contains:
- a CDS encoding Na/Pi cotransporter family protein; the protein is METFSWSVLIGGVAFFFLGLKRARKGLEVLAGDRLRAAMGHVAGNRIAALIFGAFVTIVLQSSGATSAMLVSFTETGLLNLFQASAVLLGADIGTTLVVVLLSIKEITDLALLIVALGVAVQAFGRSRKMRDAGAIVLGFGLIFYGMHLMTLAAGPLKGSEAALKVFAYLSAHPLATLIGSSILAGAVHSAGMIGIAIALAFAGTITFEASIPIVLGANVGSCVTAVLASLGGGTAGRRVALAHTLTKIIGVAIVFPFIPHLAALTDRADLFVSGVFPEYAAGIASKIALTHILFNLGVVALFMPLLKPLVKTVETILPMPPPKEEPFGPLYLDKSALQTPAIAFAQAKREIMRLGSIAQQLTADCLRMFSKGEDIREIMERIETEDDKIDLLEKAIRFYLAQVTTEQISEEQSKTQIALISIAAGMEEIGDIISKELASLARKKAQWRRLFSDQGWHDLRSFQTMVMENFNFMMLALAQPHEEIAMKLRRHEEHMNAVEQDLRHAHISRLHKGLKESFDTSSIHMDILTNLRRINSRITRIAELACEGA
- a CDS encoding MFS transporter gives rise to the protein MTHTAKLSWKFPKEFWTANVIELFERCAYYAMFIALTLYLTNRVGFTDVETGFVVAFFAAFLYFMPALLGALADRTGFRAALILSFAFLTCGYALLGASQLKSTAIISLALIMLGGAGIKPIITGTVAKCSDDAHRARAFSIFYQMVNIGSFAGKSMAKPLRTEFGLEYINYFAAAMALVGLIITFFLYKSPRIVSTPKPVKEIFNGMKRVIKNFRFMALILIVAGFWIIQGQLYATMPKYTIRLIGEHASPEWLANINPLIVVLCVIPITHLVRRLRPVGSIAIAMFLIPISALTIALSPLLQNAFGTSIDIGIAVMHPITIMMILGISLQGLAECFLSPRFYEYASKQAPKNEEGLYMGYSYLTTFFAWLVGFIMSGYLLEAFCPDPKTIAPGQTAAAYAHAHYIWYVFAAIGFAAFLFLLIFKSVTDRMDRRRHIREIPPKAEPVPFIEEE